The DNA sequence GTCTGGCAAATGACCACGCCGTACTGGCGCAGTGAGGAGAAGGGCAAGGCCTGGACGTTGTTGATTGCCGTCATCGCGCTGTCGCTGTTCAGCGTGGCGATTTCGGTGTGGATCAACAGTTGGTACAAGGATTTCTACAACGCCCTGCAAGAGAAGGACAGCGCGGCGTTCTGGCAGTTGATCCTGTATTTCTGCGGCATCGCTGCGGTGGCGATCCTGGGCGCGGTGTACCGCTTGTACCTCACTCAGATGCTCACCATCCGCTGGCGGGCCTGGCTGACGGAGCAGCACTTTACCCGCTGGCTCAGTGACAAGAATTATTACCGGCTGGAGCAGGGCGGCTACACCGATAACCCGGACCAGCGGATTTCCGAAGACCTCAACAGCTTTACCACCAATACCCTGAGCTTGGGTCTGGGCCTGCTGCGCACCGTGGTCAGCCTGGTGTCGTTCTCGATCATCTTGTGGGGTGTGTCGGGCAGCATCGAAGTGTTCGGCTATACCATCCCGGGCTACATGTTCTGGTGTGCCTTGGTGTACGCGGCGGTGGGCAGTTGGCTGACGCATCTGATCGGCCGCCGCCTGATCGGCCTGAACAACAACCAGCAACGCTTCGAAGCCGACCTGCGTTTTTCCATGGTCCGGGTGCGTGAGAACGCCGAGAGTATTGCGCTGTACAACGGCGAGCCTAATGAGAACCGCCGCCTGAGCGGGCGGTTCGGCCTGGTCTGGCATAACTTCTGGGACATCATGCGGGTGTCCAAGCGCCTGACGTTCTTCACCTCCGGTTATGGTCAGATCGCGATCATCTTCCCGTTCATCGTTGCTGCGCCGCGCTACTTCGCTGGCAAGATCCAACTGGGCGAGCTCATGCAGATCAACTCGGCGTTCGGCAACGTGCAGGAGAACTTCAGCTGGTTCATCAGTGCCTACTCCGACCTCGCCGCGTGGCGCGCCACCTGTGATCGTCTGCTGAGTTTCCGCCAGGCCATGAGCGACAATGAAGGCCGCGTGCCGGCCATCGATGTGCAAAACCAGGGCAACGCCTTGGAGGTGCACAACCTGGGGCTGGACCTGGCCGACGGGCGCCATTTGCTCAGCAGCGCCGACATGACTGTTGAATCCGGCGAGCGGGTGATGCTCAGCGGTCGTTCAGGCAGTGGCAAATCAACCCTGTTTCGAGCGATGGGGCATTTGTGGCCCGCGGGGCACGGCGCGATCCGGCTGCCGGCCGCGCGTTATCTGTTCCTGCCGCAGAAACCTTATCTGCCGATTGGCAGCCTGCGCGAAGTGCTGAGTT is a window from the Pseudomonas brassicacearum genome containing:
- a CDS encoding ABC transporter ATP-binding protein/permease gives rise to the protein MNQNAEYSAVNDAVSGQFFRRVWQMTTPYWRSEEKGKAWTLLIAVIALSLFSVAISVWINSWYKDFYNALQEKDSAAFWQLILYFCGIAAVAILGAVYRLYLTQMLTIRWRAWLTEQHFTRWLSDKNYYRLEQGGYTDNPDQRISEDLNSFTTNTLSLGLGLLRTVVSLVSFSIILWGVSGSIEVFGYTIPGYMFWCALVYAAVGSWLTHLIGRRLIGLNNNQQRFEADLRFSMVRVRENAESIALYNGEPNENRRLSGRFGLVWHNFWDIMRVSKRLTFFTSGYGQIAIIFPFIVAAPRYFAGKIQLGELMQINSAFGNVQENFSWFISAYSDLAAWRATCDRLLSFRQAMSDNEGRVPAIDVQNQGNALEVHNLGLDLADGRHLLSSADMTVESGERVMLSGRSGSGKSTLFRAMGHLWPAGHGAIRLPAARYLFLPQKPYLPIGSLREVLSYPQPGDVYPNERYAQVLETCRLPHLIARLDESNHWQRMLSPGEQQRLAFARALLYAPQWLYMDEATSAMDEEDEATLYQALIDQLPGLSIVSVGHRSSLKRFHPRHVRIENGQLVERTVTA